A stretch of the Pelodiscus sinensis isolate JC-2024 chromosome 8, ASM4963464v1, whole genome shotgun sequence genome encodes the following:
- the VAX1 gene encoding ventral anterior homeobox 1 has protein sequence MFGKQDKMDVRCNSEAEANRVSKNGHKEGKESKGSEGNISTSFLKDQQGTYSASAVSEDCNKSKSSSADPDYCRRILVRDAKGSIREIILPKGLDLDRPKRTRTSFTAEQLYRLEMEFQRCQYVVGRERTELARQLNLSETQVKVWFQNRRTKQKKDQGKDSELRSVVSETAATCSVLRLLEQGRLLSPPGLPGLLPPCATSALGSALRAPSLTIGTTGTTGSGPAGGSPHPPAPSSAAGPPQAAGLHASPSAGHNLFSLPVPTLLGSVASRLSSNPLTMAGSLAGNLQELSARYLSSSAFEPYSRTNNKEGAEKKALDGL, from the exons ATGTTTGGGAAACAAGACAAAATGGACGTTAGATGCAATTCAGAGGCTGAAGCTAACCGGGTCTCGAAGAACGGACATAAAGAGGGCAAGGAAAGCAAAGGGTCTGAAGGAAATATTTCTACTTCTTTTTTGAAGGATCAGCAAGGGACTTATTCTGCCTCTGCGGTTTCGGAAGATTGTAATAAAAGTAAATCTAGTTCTGCAGACCCGGACTATTGCAGGAGGATCCTAGTTAGAG ATGCCAAAGGTTCAATAAGAGAGATTATTCTGCCTAAAGGACTTGATTTGGACCGCCCCAAACGGACCCGAACGTCCTTCACGGCGGAGCAGCTGTACCGGCTGGAGATGGAGTTCCAGAGGTGCCAGTACGTGGTGGGACGGGAAAGGACCGAACTCGCTCGGCAGCTCAATCTTTCGGAAACTCAG GTAAAGGTCTGGTTCCAGAACAGGCGCACGAAACAGAAAAAGGACCAAGGCAAGGACTCGGAGCTGAGGTCCGTGGTGTCCGAGACCGCCGCCACCTGCAGCGTCCTGCGGCTCCTGGAGCAAGGCCGGCTGCTGTCCCCGCCCGGCCTgcccggcctcctgcccccctgtgccACCAGCGCCTTGGGCTCCGCGCTGCGGGCCCCCAGCCTCACCATCGGCACCACGGGCACCACCGGCTCGGGGCCCGCGGGCGGCTCCCCGCACCCGCCCGCGCCGAGCAGCGCGGCCGGCCCCCCCCAGGCTGCGGGACTCCACGCCTCGCCCAGCGCCGGCCACAACCTCTTCAGCCTGCCGGTGCCCACTCTCCTGGGCTCGGTGGCCAGCCGGCTGTCCTCCAATCCCTTGACAATGGCCGGCTCCTTGGCAGGAAACTTGCAGGAACTGTCCGCCAGGTACCTGAGCTCCTCTGCCTTCGAGCCCTACTCCAGGACCAACAATAAAGAAGGCGCTGAGAAAAAAGCCCTGGACGGACTCTAA